CGGCGAACAGCTCTGCACCGCAAACGGATGGGACCTCGGCCTGCTCGACAAGATCCGCAATCACAAGCGCTTCGAGAACATCACCCAAGTCGCAGACCGGGAGTTCCAGCGTCACGAGATGATGGACGTTGCCAGCGTCATTCCCGACGAGTACATGTGGGACTGCAGCGCCATCGGAACCGTCGATGAATGCGTGACCAACTTGCGCAGGTTCATCGACGCCGGCGCCGACGAAATCGTCACGTACGGTTCGACTCCGGCGCAGAACGCCGAGTTAGTGGCGGCCTGGCGTGACCGCGCCCGCTGACGACGCAAGCACCTCCCGGCCGCCCCGACGACCTGGGCGGCCGGCCCTACTGACCCGAGATAAGTTGGCGCGCACGGCATTTGACCTCGTCGACCGGGAGGGGTCGGCGTCGCTGACGATCAGCCGGCTGGCCAAGGAACTCGGTGTGGGCCCGATGACCATCTACGGATACGCCTCGTCCAAAGACGCCATCGTGGCCATGCTGCCCGATCTGTTGTTGGAGAACGTCCCGCAGGTCGACATGGGTAAACCCTGGCGGGCCGCACTGGAGGAGGTTTTCACCGCCGTGTACCGCGGCTTCCTCGAGCACCAGCACGTCACCCGGGCCATTGCCGAATCGCCGGTATTCGGGCCCGCCCAGGGCAAGATCATCGAGAGCGTGCTCGCGCGATTGGAACGCGCCGGGTTCAGCGACCGCGAAGCGTTCGAGCTCCAGCGCACCCTGTCGACCTATACGCTCGGCTTTGCGATGTTCGCCGTCACCGAGGCGCAAGCGGGCGACGACCGCCCGCGCTCGACTTGGACGCACAACCTGCACAACGGCGAATACCCGCACGTCTCAAGGGTTTCAGAAATGTTCGGCGAGGAGGTGAGCGAGCAGCAGTACCTTGCCGGACTGCGACGGATCCTGGGGCCCTGAGATATAGTCCACCCAACTCGATCGCCTGGTCGGCCGCGACGGCCTAGAGACGCCAGGCTCGATAGCTAATCGGGAGAGTTATGGACAATCGGTACTTTCCTTTGGTCGTCGCGGTCGTCATGCTGGCGCTGGGACTCACGCTCACGATCGATGACTTCCGGCGCGCCGCCACCCTGCGGCGACCGTTGGCGGTGGCATTGATTTGCCAAGCCCTGCTGTTGCCGGCCCTGTGTCTCTTGATCGCCGAAGTTTTTGCACTTCCGCCGAATCTGGCGGTCGGACTGATGCTGATGGCGGCCACCCCGGGCGGAACGACGGCGAACATACTGAGTCACCTGTTCAACGGGGACTTAGCGCTCAATCTCACCTTGACCGCCATCAATGCGGTGCTCTCGATCGTCGCGGTACCCGTGATACTCGCGATTTCGATGACCTGGTTTCTCGGGGACGGGCGGTTTCTACCACTGCAATGGGACAAGTTCCTCGGGGTGTTCGGGCTCGTGTTCATCCCTACGACGATTGGCGTTTTCATCCGCCACCGCTTTCCCGAGCTTGCCCGGCGGCTCCAGCTGCCGATCCGGATAGCCGCGGCATTGCTGTTGGTGCTCATCATCGCGGTGACGCTGGCCAAGTCCTGGGGAACCCTGTCGCACTACTTCGGCGTGCTGAGCGGCGCCGTTGCGACGTTCTGTGTGACCAGCCTGACCGTCGGCTATCTGGCACCGCGTCTGATGCGTCTGGCCGGCAGGCAAGCGATCGCGATGGGCCTCGAGGTCGGCATGCACAACGGGGTATTGGCCATGGGAATCGCGCTGAGCCCGCAGCTGCTCAACAATGCCGAGATGGCCATCCCGGCAGCGGTCTACGGAATTATCGCGATATTCATCGCCCTGGCATTCATTTTCACCGTTCGCAGACTGGACCCTTCGTTCCGTGATCCCGACGCGCGCCGGGTCATTTCCGCCGATCAATCCGACCCGTCAAAGGACCCGCAAGAAGACCCCGCTTAGGGCTCGCTGAGGGCTCGGTCTTCGGCCCAGCTAGGGATTCGCCGCGTCGCCAGCATCGTCTGCCGTTTGGGTCGGTCCACCCAGCACCGCGTAGGCCAAGCGCTCGATTTCGGCGCGCACGCCCGCCAGGTCGTTGGGCCGGGCCCAGCTTCTGATCAGGACGCCGAGGATGTACGACATCGCAAGGCGAGCCCGCACCGCCGCATCGTCGACACCGGTCTCGGCCAGGACCTGCTCGAGGTGCTCGACGACGGTGTCCTGGACTTTGGCCAGGGAGTCGGTACGGCCGCTGCGAGTTGCAATGATCCAGTATTCGAACCAGGCGGTCGCCAAACCTGGTTGTTCGGCGAAGATTCCGAAGTACGCCTCAAACAGTGCCCAGTACCGGTCGGTGACATTGGCTTCGGCGTCCCTGGCGCCGTCGATGGCGGCGACGAGGTCGTCGGCGAAAGCGCCCATGGCGGCGTCGAGGATGTCCTCCAGGGATTCGAAGTAGTAATAGATCAGACCCTGGTTGAGTCCACTTTCCCGCGCCACCGCGCGGGTGGTGCAACGCCCGGGGCCGTCGCGTAAGAGAATCCGTTGCGCCGCAGCGATTATCTCGCCCCGCTTTGCCAGCTGCTTCGGTGACAAGGTCTCCGGGAGCTCAGCCATAACCCAAAACTTTAGGCAAACCCTTGACAGCGCATACGCGGTGTCAATATTTTTAGGCGCCCGAGTAAAATTTCAGCCGCCAAAGGAGGCGTGCGATGGGTGGGTTGTCCGGCCGGGTGGCTATCGTCACCGGAGCGAGCCGGGGGGGGTGGGCCGCGGTGAGGCGCTGGCCCTTGCAAAAGAAGAGGGAGCCGCCGTCGCACTGGTTGCCACCACCATGGCCGGCGTGGAGAAAGTTGCAGTCGAGATCGAGGAGATCGGCGGGACTGCGCTGCCGCTGGAATGCGACGTCAGCGTCCGGGCACAGGTCGATGCCGCCGTGGCTGCCACGTTGGATCGCTTCGGTCGCATCGACATTCTGGTCAACAACGCACAGCGAATTCCCGTCGACCATCCCTTCGAGACCTGGACCGAGCCCGAGCTGCGCGAGACCTGGGAATCCGGCTTTCTGGGCACCTGGAATTTCATGCAGGCCTGTTTCGAGCCCATGAGGGAACGAGGGTACGGCCGAATCATCAACACCTGCTCGATGGTGGGCTACTTGAACTGGCCCGGTTTCAGCGCGTACGCCGCGACGAAAGAGGGAGTTAGGGCATTGACGCGCACCGTATCCCAGGAGTGGGGCCAGCACGGCATCACCGTGAACGTGATCTCGCCCGCCGTGGCCTCCGACGCGCTCGACATGCTCTACCCCGAAGGCGAAATCCGCGACGCGCTGCTGGCACGTTTCCCGATGCGCAGATTCGGCGATCCGGAGGCCGACATCGGCCGTACCGTGGCCTATCTCGCGGGCCCGGACGCCTCGTACGTGACGGGCTGCACGCTGAACGTCGACGGTGGAATGGGTGTGGTGGTCTAGTCATGCTGAAAGCGCAATCGCTGCTGAACGAGGCGAGAACGATGGCCGGGCTCGACGATTACGGCGACATGCAGTTCGCCGACGGCATGGCCGTGTTGATCAAGTCGATCAACGACGAGGCTGGCTTGACGCCGCAGTACGAGGAGGCTCTCAAGGAAGAACTGTTGCGGGTGTTGGTGAACCGGCTCCGGATGAACCGGGACCTGCAGCTGCACCCCGAAATCGCGGACGAGGAGGTGCTGCCGCCGGTCTACATCACCAGTATGCCGCGCACGGGATCCACCAAGCTGCACCGAATGCTCGCGGCCACAGGCGATTTCAATGCCTTGCTGTACTGGCAATCATTGAATTTCGCGCCGTTCCCGGACGCCGACCCGGATGGGCCCGACCCGCGCATCGAGGCGGGTTACCGCCACCTGGCGCATGTCAGTGCGCAGGCCCCCGGCTTCCAGCGCGCGCACCCGATGTTCGCCGAGGAAGCCGAAGAGGAACTCAGCCTGCTCGACGCCGGCTTCAACAGTCTCTATACCTGGGCGGCGTTGCTCGACGTCCCGACGTACATCGAGTACGTGCTGCGATCGTCGCCATTGGCGGCGTTCGAGGACATGCGCAGAACCATCCAGTACATCCAATGGCAGCACTACCGGGGATTGGGCAGGCGCTGGGTGTTCAAGACCCCATCGATGTTCGGCTTCGAGGGCGCCTACTCGGCGGTGTTCACCGGTACGGATTTCATTGTCACCCATCGCCACCCGCTGCAGACGGTGGCATCGATGTGCAACCTGATGTGCGGCAGCCGCTCGAAATACAGCGACGCCGACTTCACCGCCGTCGCCGGGGAAACGATGATCCACAACTTCGCCGAAGCTCAAAAGGGCCATCTTGCCTGGCGGGCAACCTATCCGGAGCCCAAAACCCTCGACCTGCGATTCAATGACATCACGAGCGACGAAATCGGCGTCGCGAAAGCCGTTTACGACTTCCTTGGCATGGAACTGACCGAGCGGGCGATCGACAATATTGAAGCCTGGCTCGCAATGGATGCGGGACGCAACCACCAGCCGTGCCGAGACACGTTGGCCGACTACAACGTCGAGGCGTCGTTCGTCGAAACCTCATTCGCCCCGTACATCGACCGCTACGAAAAGTACCTTTAGCGGAGAAAGGATCGAGAATGGCAGAGCAGGCACGAGCGGACGCGATCGCCGCCGCCGACAAGCAGTGGCGCGCCTATACCGAACCGCTTCTCGAGCTCGGCGGACAGGTCGCCGAGATGTGGCCTGAGGTCGACGACGACCCGCAACTGCGCGCGGAGCTACTGTGGTTTCTGTACTCGGAAATCGGCGCCGGCTTCATGACGGTGGCCTGGGCGAACGACCACCACCCCGACTTCTTCCCTTGCTGGGGGCAGGTTTTCAACAACGGTGGCAACATCAATCCCGACGGCGTGTACTACATGACCCCGATTGACGACAGCGGCGTGTATAAACTCGCCGGTTTTCGCGGCACCCTGCGCGTCGTCGACCTGCAGCTCGGCGACGGTTCGGTATTCGCATGGGGAAAGCTCAATGACGACTTCAGTTTCGGTCCGACACTGGCGAACTATGATCTCGACGACGATGTCACCATCGACGACGCGGGCTGGTTCGAAGTAATTCTGAGCGCACGGCGCCCCGACGGCTGGACGGGCGACTGGTGGCCGCTGCCGCCGAAAACCAACTACCTTCTCGTGCGCCAATTCGCCTACGACTGGATCAATGAGGTCGACGCGCGAATCGCCGTCGACCGTCTCGACACACCCGCCGCGAAGCCCCGCAGGACGGCCGAGGAGATCCAAGGGATGCTGGCCCGCGTCCCCGAGTTCATGTATGCGTCTCTGAAGACCCTCGATGTGCCGATCCACGCCGAATCCGGTCTCGGGGCACCGGGATTGGTGAACAATCTGGTCAAGATCGATTACGCCCCGGACCAGGCCGGCCGCGCCGGACAGTGGTACATCGCGGGCCGCTTCGACCTGCAGCCCGACGAGGCGTTGATCCTCGAAATCGCTCCCGGCGAATGCCGGTACTGGAACCTGCAGCTTGCCAACGAGGTGACCAACACCCTCGACTTCTACAACCGGCTCATCGGAATCAACGGATCACAGGCCGAACCCGACGCGGCGGGGGTGTTCCGTGTCGTGGTCTGCGATCGGGATCCCGGGGTGTGGAACTGGCTGGACACCGTGGGCCACCGCAGGGGCTTTCTCTGGGGACGCATGGACCGTACCAACGACTACGAGCCCAAGGCGAAGCTGGTTAAGTTCGCAGATGTGCGTGCCGAACTCGGGCCCCAGGTACGCGACGTGACACCGGCCCAGCGAGAGGCCGAGATTCGTAAGCGCCGGATGGGTGCACAGTTGCGCCGGCGGTGGTAGGGCGCCCCGGCGTCACGCCAGCGCAGCTGTGGCCGCCCCGGGTTGCGCCAGCGTGACGTTCGGCGACGCGACTCGGCAAAGAGCCCGTCTGGACCGGCGGCCCACCAGTCGGATTGGCGAGGTGGGCGTGATAGGAGCGCCTACCGGACAGGCGATCCTGAGCCCTCGGCAGGCGGCGCATCCTGGACTCGAAAACAACTTAAGCCTATAGTTTTGCGTGAATGCGCCCAGGTCTCCGAACTGCGCAGTGCGGGATATGACCGACCAGCCCCTTTGGCGCCGAACTGTTTTGGGAGGCGATAGGCAATGAAGGTGCGCCTTGAACGCAGCAAGTGCGCTGGGCATGCGCAGTGCTATGCGGTGGACCCGGATCTGTTCCCGATCGACGACGAAGGCTACTCAATCCTGCAGGACCACGTCGTCAGCGCCGGCGACGAACAGGTGACGCGCGATGGCGTCAACGCCTGCCCGGAGCTTGCGCTGATCCTCGAAGAGGACTAGCGACTATCGGCGCTGCCGGCTAATAACCTTCTCGCCATAGGTTAAAGCGTCGCAGACCCGCGCCGCAGGTCCGACGCGTGACACCTTCCTGCCGCGACCCGTCAGCCGGAAGATATCCGCCTTTCAGGACAATTTTTCGGTAGATCCGCGACACCGTCGGGGCCGACCGGACTGGTGACCGCAATCCAGCTGACATTTCTTGATTGACGTTTCATACCTAGTGTCGTAAGTTTAAGGCGACAGCCAAATGTAGCCGGGGTCACACCGGCGTGCTGCCACAGTGCCACGACCTCGCCCATCAGCCCAGGGCTTCGATACCGGAGGCCATTCGGGCCGGGGGCGCACCGCCAACCGAAGGAGCACGATGAAACTCGAGGGCAAAGTAGCCTTGATCACCGGAGCGGGTTCCGGCCTCGGCAGGCAGGCGGCGCAACTGTTCGCTGCCGAAGGCGCCAGAATCGCGATCGTCGACATCGACTCGGATCGTGCCGAGCAGGCGTCAAAGCTGGTCGAGCAACAGGGCGGTGACGCGATCGCAATCACCGCCGACGTCGCGCAGAAGGACCAGATAACCGCCGCGGTGGCCAACACCGTCGATCATTTCGGCAAGCTTGACATCGCCTGGGCCAACGCGGGAATCGTGTCGCGCGGCGGTGCGGCGGCCCTCGGTACCGAACCGGCCATCGAGTTCGAGGATATGACCGAAGCCGATTGGCAACATGTGCTGGGCGTCAACCTGAGTGGCGTCATCTACACCGCCCAGGCCGCGGTCCCCCCACCTGAAAGCCAATGGCGGCGGCACCATTCTCGCCACGTCCTCGGCGGCCTCTCTCGTCGCCTACCCAAAGATCCCCATGTACTGTGCGACCAAAGCCGGCGTCAACGGCTTGGTACGCGCCCTGAGTCTGGACCTCGGCCGCTACGGAATACGGGTCAACGCCATTGCGCCAACCCATGGCATGTCACCCAACTTCTTGATGCCCCCGGGAACCCCGGTGGTGGGCCAGTCCTACGAAGAGGTTGCGGGCCCGTGGAATCCCACCGTGTCGCCGATCCCACTGAAAATCCCCCGCCCCCCCGTCGCTGCTCGACAATGCCAAGGTGGCGTTGTTCCTGGTGTCCGACGACTCGGCCTACATCTCCGGGGCCACCCTCGGCGCCACCGACGGAGGAACCCTTGCCCGCGTCGGAATGTGGTTCCCCGACGACCTCAACCCCGAGCCCGTTCCCACGGCGAATTGAACTGGTGCCGAACTGAGTTCGCCAACGATTGGAGCGTAAAGAGATGACAACAGCTATGGACCGCGTACCCCCGAACCTCGTCACCGACTTCGACGTCTACGACCCGGACCTGGCCACCCCGGTCGACGTGTTTCAGGAGCGAGTGGCCGAGCTGGCCGCCAAAGGCCCCGTCGTGTACTCGCCGGCCTACGGTGGCCACTGGGTAATCACCCGGTACAAGGAAATTCATCAGGTGCTCACCGACCCGGAGACATTCTCCAGTCACCCGAACAACCTCGTCACACCCGTCGATTTCGGTAAATTCATTCCGCTCGAGCTCGACCCGCCGGAACACACCGCCTACCGTCAGGTCCTCCAACCGCTGTTCAGTCCGCAGCGCATGAAGAAGCTGTCGGGCGAAATCCGGACCGTGGTCAATGAATTGATCGACGGGTTCGCGTCGAAGGGCCACGCCGAATTCATCTCCGAGTTCGCCCACGAGTTACCGGCCCGGATCTTCTTGGCCCTGATGGACTGGCCGCTGGAAGATGCCCCGCTGTTCACCGAGGCCACCGACATCGTGTTGTTCGGAAAACCTGGTGGCACGCAAGAGGAGTCCGACCAGGCCCGCATCGCCGCCGGTCTGACCGTGGCCGGCTACTTCCAGAAGGTGATCGAGGACCGCCGGAACAATCCACGCGACGACGCGACGTCCACCCTGATCAATACCGAGGTCGAATTACCGGACGGCACAAGGTTGCTCGAGGACCAAGAGCTCATCTTGATGTTCTACTTGCTGTTGATGGGTGGTCTGCACACCGTGCAGGGATCGCTGGCCTGGGCCATCGTGCATCTGGTCAACAACCCCAGCCAACGAGAGCTCATCCTGGCCGACCCGGCCGTGATCCCCAAGGCGGTGGAGGAGATACTCCGCATCGAAGCGGCCGTCGCCGCCGGCCGCCGGGCAACCCGCGACGTCGAACTCGGCGGTGTCAACATCGCCGCCGGCGACCAGCTGTTGCTGATGTTGTGTTCGGCCAACCGTGATCCGGATACCTTCCCCGAACCCGACAAATTCGACATCAACCGCTCCCCCCAACCGGCACTTGTCCTTCGGCGCCGGGGTGCACCGCTGCCTGGGCTCCCATCTCGGGCGCATCGAGTTGACTGTCGCCCTCGAAGAGTTACACCGGCGTATCCCCGATTATCAACTGGTGGAAGAGGATCCCCCCCATCTTCCACTCGACGCAGGTGCGCGGCTGCCTTCGCATGCCGATCACCTTCACACCAGAGAAGTGAGTCCGATGACCACATCACTGCCCCGTCAGGACCGAATCCGTCGCGCGATCGAGCTGCTGCGCAACGAGACGACCGACAAGTTCGACGACGTCGTCGGCTTTTCCGCGAGCGAGTTCACCGATCCGGTGCTCGCGCAACAGGAGCGGGATCTCATCTTCGGCCGGGTCCCATCGATCATCGCCCACGGCACCGAGATCGCGCGTCCGTACGACTTCATGACCGTGCAGATGCCACGCAACAACGTCATCGTCGTGCGCCAAAAAGACGGCGGCGTCAAGGCGTTCGTCAATCTGTGCCGGCACCGCGGCGCGCTGTTGGAGGACAACGAGAAGGGCAGGTGCCGGTTCTTCTCCTGCCCCTACCACCGTTGGTCCTACGATCCCGACGGCTCGCTGCGGATGGTCACCCGAGATGCCACGTTCGGCGAGATCGACCGTAAGAAGCAGGGGCTGGTGGAGTTGCCGTGTGAGGAGCGGCACGGCTTCATCTGGGTGGTCGACAACGCTCACGCTTCGATCGACGTCGCGGCCTGGCTGGGCCCGGAAATGGATTCGATCTTGGCGGGCTATCACCTGGACAAACTCCAATGCGTACGGTCGGCCGGTTTCGACGAACCGACCAACTGGAAGATCATGCAGGATGCGTTCCTCGACGGCTACCACATTCAGTACGCGCACCCGAACACCGCGGGCAAGATCATCCACACCAATGTGATGGCATTCGAGGACTTCGGTCGGCACTGCCGATTCATCGCGCCTCGTAAGTCCATCGACCGCTGGCTGGAAGAGGATCCGGGCGACCGCGAGCTGGACCGCTACGTCACCGAGACGCATTTCCTGCTGCCGAACAGCACGTTGCTCCGCCAGCCAGACCACTTCCAGCTGTTGACCTTCCGCCCCCATCCGAGCGATCCCGCCCAGTCGCGCATGGAGCAGCGACTCATGGTTCCCAGTCAGGAAGAGTCCGGCATGGACGAGGCGCACTGGAACCGCCGGTGGGACAAGAACTGGGAGATTCTGCTGGCCGTCCTGCACAACGAGGACTTCCCGTTGCTGCGCAATTCGCAGCGCGGCATGGCCAGCGCGGATGCCGGCGATATGCTGCTGGGCCGCAACGAAACCGCCAACCAGGTATTTCGCCGGGAGACCAAAAAGCTGATCGCCGAAGGCAGCGGCACAGAATGACCCCACCATGATCAAATATGAATGGCGGACCACGCTCAGTGCCGACGAATCGGCCGAACTGTCCGACCTACTCGGCCGCGCCGCCGACTACGACGCTGAGCCGGAATACAATCGGATCGACTTTGCCGACGTCGATCGCGCTATGTCCCAACCAAATTCGTCACAACGCCACCTGTTGATCTGGATGCTGCCGCACGCCACCGCCATGGGTGAGCCCGATCAACCCGAACGGATCGCCGGGTTGCTGCAACTCAGTTGCCAGCCGGACGGATCGGCCTACGCCAGCGCCGTCATAGACCCCAGTCTGCGTTCGATCGGGATCATGACGCTTCTGGTGGAACGCGTCGGCTTGGACACGTCCGCTCCCGGCGGCTGGCTGGACACCGGTGCGCATACGGTGACCGCTTGGGCACAGGGCAACCATCCGGCTGCCGGCCGGCTTTCGAACCGGTTCCTCATCCCGCGCACCCGACGGGTGTGGAAACTTATCCGCTCGACCGACACACTCGAAGATGCCACCGCTGCACCGGTTCTCGAACCCGCCGACGATACATCACTCGCCGAGCTGAGCTGGGTGTCGGCGTCCCCGGGCGGAGGCCACACCTATGCGCTGCGTGAGGCGGGGCGCATATTTGGAGTCGTAGCACTGGATCTGCGGGCCGTGGCGTCCGACGAATTCGGCCGCTGCGGCACCATCGTGTCCGCCAGCGCTCCGCCGGCGGCCGAAGTGGCCCAGCGCCGCCGACTCCTCGACGGCGCGGCGGCCGTCGCGCACGAGGCCGGACTTACCGGCGTGATCGTTTACGTCGACGCCGACGACACAGCGATGGTCAACGCCTGCCGGATGGCCGGCTTCCAACACGACCGCACGGATGTGCGCTACGAAATCGGGGGCCACCGATGAGCGACACGATTCCGGCCGACTTGGCCAGCACCGCCGAATCCCACGGTAAAGCTGTTGCCGCAGGCGACAACAAGACAGTGCTGGCAGATTTTCTGCCCGACCGCGTAGGTCAGTTGATAGCCTCAGCCAAAGTCCCGGACCAGCTCAAGGACGCGCAGGTGCGCACCATCCGCGAAGCAGAGCCGGGCAGCTACGACGTCACCATTCGGTACACCAAGCTCGACGACCAATGGTTCGAATTGCGCAGCCACTGGGTGCGGTTCACCGATGGCAGCTGGCGAGTGGCCAGCGTCCGCAACATCCCGGACACCCCGCCGTGGACGAGTCTCACCGGCCCGTCCCCCGACGGTTTGGACACCGCGCACTGGGAGGGGCTACGAGCGGGAAGATTACTGATACAGCGCTGTCCGCGGTGCACGAGCTGGATCTGGTCGCCGCGCCCCATCTGCCCGGGCTGCCATTGTTTCGAACTGGAATTCGAGGACGTCGAACCGGTGGGAACCATCTACTCGTGGACACGCACCTGGCAACCCTTTACCCCGGAGGCCACCGGCCACCTTCCCTACGTGGTGGTGCTCGTCGAACTCCCCGCAGCCGCCAACCGCCGGGTGCTCGGGGTGCTCGCCCACGCCGACGGGCTGACCCCGCGCATCGGAGCGGCCGTTCGTGGAACCATCGAGCAGCCGCCCGACGACCGGTACTGGCCCCTGCTGCGCTGGCACTTACAGCCTGATTCGGACGGAGGCGTCCGGTGAGCGGGTTTCGAGGTTCGACCGCAGTGGTGGGTGTGGGATCCACCGACTACTACAAACGCGGCACCAGCCCGCTGTCGTCGGCACAGTTGGTGCTGCAGGCCATTCTGCGGGCCTGCGACGATGCGGGTGCCGATCCGCGCGCCGTGGACGGGTTCGTTTCCTACGCAGGGGATTCCAGCGAAGGTCTGGCTATCGGCGCCGCGCTGGGCGTCCATGAAGTGCGCTGGTCGACCCAGGTGTGGGGCGGCGGCGGCGGTGCGGTCGCTGCCGCAGTCAACTGCGCTGCCGCCGCGGTACACAGCGGTCAGGCCAGCTGCGTAGCGGTCTACCGCGGCCTGTCCGAGGCCACCGACGGTCGCGGGGCATACAACAAGGGACACATGGGCCACCTCTACGCCGCACACGGCATGATGGCTCCGGCCCAGGTGTGTGCGATGCGCACCCAGCGGATGCTCGAAGTCGACGGGGTACCACCTTCGACGATGGAAGCGATTGCGCTGGCCGGTTACCACCACGCACAAAACAATCCGAGCGCGGTAGCCTACGGTCAGCCACTCGATCATGACCGCTATCGGGGCGCTCGGCTCATCTCCGAACCGCTACGACTCTTTGACTGCTCTCGCGAAAATGACGGTGCCACAGCGGTTTTGGTGGTCAGCGCGGAGCGCGTCGGGGACTACCGCGGGACGCCGGCCTACATCCTGTCCGGCGTACAGGGCGCGGCGGCCGGCTGGACCGAATCGGTCGAGAACGAAAGCAACTACACCAGCGCGGGATTTCATCCCGCTTTGGTGAAGCGGCTGTGGGAGGGCGCGCAGCTGACGGCGAACGACGTCGACGTGGCGCAGGTGTATGAGAACTTCACCGGTCCGGCGGTAGCGTCGATGATCGATCACGGATTGTGCCCACCTGGGCCGGCCGCCGGCGAGGTCCTCACCGTCGACAACTTGACCGTCCAGCGTGGCCACCTCCCCATCAACACCGCCGGTGGAAACATCGCCGAAGGTTTCGTGCACGGCATCGGC
The nucleotide sequence above comes from Mycobacterium kiyosense. Encoded proteins:
- a CDS encoding transporter, whose protein sequence is MDNRYFPLVVAVVMLALGLTLTIDDFRRAATLRRPLAVALICQALLLPALCLLIAEVFALPPNLAVGLMLMAATPGGTTANILSHLFNGDLALNLTLTAINAVLSIVAVPVILAISMTWFLGDGRFLPLQWDKFLGVFGLVFIPTTIGVFIRHRFPELARRLQLPIRIAAALLLVLIIAVTLAKSWGTLSHYFGVLSGAVATFCVTSLTVGYLAPRLMRLAGRQAIAMGLEVGMHNGVLAMGIALSPQLLNNAEMAIPAAVYGIIAIFIALAFIFTVRRLDPSFRDPDARRVISADQSDPSKDPQEDPA
- a CDS encoding TetR family transcriptional regulator; protein product: MAELPETLSPKQLAKRGEIIAAAQRILLRDGPGRCTTRAVARESGLNQGLIYYYFESLEDILDAAMGAFADDLVAAIDGARDAEANVTDRYWALFEAYFGIFAEQPGLATAWFEYWIIATRSGRTDSLAKVQDTVVEHLEQVLAETGVDDAAVRARLAMSYILGVLIRSWARPNDLAGVRAEIERLAYAVLGGPTQTADDAGDAANP
- a CDS encoding short-chain dehydrogenase — its product is MGRGEALALAKEEGAAVALVATTMAGVEKVAVEIEEIGGTALPLECDVSVRAQVDAAVAATLDRFGRIDILVNNAQRIPVDHPFETWTEPELRETWESGFLGTWNFMQACFEPMRERGYGRIINTCSMVGYLNWPGFSAYAATKEGVRALTRTVSQEWGQHGITVNVISPAVASDALDMLYPEGEIRDALLARFPMRRFGDPEADIGRTVAYLAGPDASYVTGCTLNVDGGMGVVV
- a CDS encoding putative sulfotransferase; this encodes MLKAQSLLNEARTMAGLDDYGDMQFADGMAVLIKSINDEAGLTPQYEEALKEELLRVLVNRLRMNRDLQLHPEIADEEVLPPVYITSMPRTGSTKLHRMLAATGDFNALLYWQSLNFAPFPDADPDGPDPRIEAGYRHLAHVSAQAPGFQRAHPMFAEEAEEELSLLDAGFNSLYTWAALLDVPTYIEYVLRSSPLAAFEDMRRTIQYIQWQHYRGLGRRWVFKTPSMFGFEGAYSAVFTGTDFIVTHRHPLQTVASMCNLMCGSRSKYSDADFTAVAGETMIHNFAEAQKGHLAWRATYPEPKTLDLRFNDITSDEIGVAKAVYDFLGMELTERAIDNIEAWLAMDAGRNHQPCRDTLADYNVEASFVETSFAPYIDRYEKYL
- a CDS encoding ferredoxin is translated as MKVRLERSKCAGHAQCYAVDPDLFPIDDEGYSILQDHVVSAGDEQVTRDGVNACPELALILEED
- a CDS encoding (2Fe-2S) ferredoxin — its product is MTTSLPRQDRIRRAIELLRNETTDKFDDVVGFSASEFTDPVLAQQERDLIFGRVPSIIAHGTEIARPYDFMTVQMPRNNVIVVRQKDGGVKAFVNLCRHRGALLEDNEKGRCRFFSCPYHRWSYDPDGSLRMVTRDATFGEIDRKKQGLVELPCEERHGFIWVVDNAHASIDVAAWLGPEMDSILAGYHLDKLQCVRSAGFDEPTNWKIMQDAFLDGYHIQYAHPNTAGKIIHTNVMAFEDFGRHCRFIAPRKSIDRWLEEDPGDRELDRYVTETHFLLPNSTLLRQPDHFQLLTFRPHPSDPAQSRMEQRLMVPSQEESGMDEAHWNRRWDKNWEILLAVLHNEDFPLLRNSQRGMASADAGDMLLGRNETANQVFRRETKKLIAEGSGTE
- a CDS encoding thiolase — protein: MSGFRGSTAVVGVGSTDYYKRGTSPLSSAQLVLQAILRACDDAGADPRAVDGFVSYAGDSSEGLAIGAALGVHEVRWSTQVWGGGGGAVAAAVNCAAAAVHSGQASCVAVYRGLSEATDGRGAYNKGHMGHLYAAHGMMAPAQVCAMRTQRMLEVDGVPPSTMEAIALAGYHHAQNNPSAVAYGQPLDHDRYRGARLISEPLRLFDCSRENDGATAVLVVSAERVGDYRGTPAYILSGVQGAAAGWTESVENESNYTSAGFHPALVKRLWEGAQLTANDVDVAQVYENFTGPAVASMIDHGLCPPGPAAGEVLTVDNLTVQRGHLPINTAGGNIAEGFVHGIGLVAEAVRQIRGGSPNPVVDADVSLLIGGPMAPLVSSTVFGSAATI